The Osmerus mordax isolate fOsmMor3 chromosome 5, fOsmMor3.pri, whole genome shotgun sequence DNA window ATGTTAATAGTTTTGTCCAATGTCAAGTTTTGCTCCCGCAACAGTCTTTCTCTTAGTCCATTATCGGGTATTCCAAAGACGATCTTGTCTCTAACTAGCGAGTCTTTTACATTTCCAAATTCACACGTCTTACTCAGTGTGTGCAACTCAGCTAGATACTGATCAAAACctactccttacatttacattacatttagtcatttagcagacgctcttatccagagcgacttacagtaaatacagggacatccccccgaggcaagcagggtgaagtgccttgcccaaggacacaacgtcagttggcatgaccgggaatcgaactggcaaccttcggattactagcccgattccctcaccgctcagccacctgagtcaggtggctgactcCTTGTTTTTGATCACATGAGAAAAACTTATATCTCTCAAATGTAATGTTCTGTTTTGGCACAAAGTACTCTTCAAACTTGTCCATTAGCTCATCCAGGCAAGCATCATCGTCGAGTTGGAAACTGTTGTAAATATCCAATGCATCTTCACCTATCACGTGCAGCAAGATTGACGCTTTTACCTTATCGTCTTCCTCCGCTCCACATCCACTTGCAGCCATATATATGTTGAATCTCTGCTTAAACCTTTTCCAGTTATCAACCAGATTTCCTGTTAGCGGCATAGGTGTAGGTGGACTTAGCTTATCCATGtttcctctccgtctcttttCTTTGACGATCCGACACTTGTTGCTAGCGTTAGCCTCTCCTGCTAATCCTTGCAGCATGCATAACTCTACTTCTTCTTCCGGCGAAATATCCCACTTCTGAAACCATGTTATGTTTGTTCCTTATTATAAACCGGGCGCAGCAGCATGTTTAGTTCTGGTACTCTTTACTCTATAACAGTGTTATAACTCTTTATTCAATAACCATCTTAACACATGTGGTCACTCATCTCCGGTCTACAGGTCTACCCCCTAGACTCTCTTATGTCACTTGTCACGTGACCTATCAGATCCAATCAACACACCAATGACAACCCGAACATAAATACAGCATCTTAATCACCGagtgcatcacgggcactgtgcactagtgaaTATAgcaacaggaacaatgttcgtaCAACTTTATAAAGGATGCATGTCTTAaaattatgtattgtgcttattaaagttatgtcttatgaacttagaagtgtggtcaggcttaaacattgtgtctcacacagggtgtgggaagcaggctgtactTTGTCTCCTAATCTCCGTTGCAGaagcaaccttgaaaccgggctgagacggcacccgagcaggtggaaTGCttcggcaagaacaactccctgatgcacgagagaacaattcaaccctcttttcatatttctgttttaattgcactgtataatatattctggggcagggtcagatagccagttggagttcgtgaaccaacccaaactctgttgcgggtagggaaacgtagacaaccccggagctctgtacttgttgatttccaactgctgtatTAAAGCTgttattatcggacctctgcgactccagaccactctttctagaacagacttgtcattgaataccatcattacatattggaatacacaAAATATTAGTCCTTCACTATGGAACTTATAAAGGTGGTTCAAATGAGTCGATAGTTTTATACTAATATTTATTGTGGCTATCACTGAACGAGTCCAATACAACGCTATCCAGTGAAAAGTTGAAGACAATGCACTTTTGAAGAGTaatgggtggctcttaaaagagcctttggggaAAGTGAGACTGATTTAGTCTTTACTTGACTTTAACGGCCTTCTCGGTCTTCTTGGGGAGAAGTACCGCCTGGATGTTGGGCAACACTCCACCCTGAGCGATCGTAACGCCACCGAGAAGTTTGTTGAGTTCCTCGTCGTTGCGAACGGCCAGCTGCAGGTGACGGGGGATGATACGAGTCTTCTTGTTGTCACGAGCCGCGTTGCCGGCTAACTCCAGGATCTCAGCGGTGAGGTACTCGAGCACGGCTGCTAGATAGACGGGTGCGCCAGCTCCCACACGCTGCGCATAGTTTCCCTTACGGAGAAGCCTGTGAACACGACCCACGGGGAACTGGAGCCCGGCGCGGGATGACCTGGTCTTGGCCTTGGCCCTGGCTTTGCCTCCGGTTTTTCCTCTTCCGCTCATCTTCGTGATAATGCTGTTCAAACGAGTAGTTAAAAGCGTTTGTCGGAATACAGACTTTATAGGCTAGCTGGTGGTAAACGGCTTTCATTGGTCACAATTTCGGTTGGGTCTTGATCCAATCGTAGGTGGCGACAAACTCGGGGGTGGAGCCATTCTCTCTCCCGCAGAAGGCGCGATTGGTCGACTCGTCtacccaccctcctcacctctttgTTCATCCAGTCGCTCCTCGTTTGAGGCGCCAAATACATTAATATTGCATGGATGGCTGAATGAATGCAAAGTCCACTATACAATCTTCAATCGTGTAGTGAGAACAATTTCATATATCCACATACATTTTTACcagatatatatttaaattggATTTGCATCCTTAATATTCCaagcgggagtcaggtggctgagcggttagggagtcgggctagtaatctgaaggttaccggttcgattcccagctctgcaaaatgacgttgtgtccttgggcaaggcacttcaccctacttgcctcggggaggatgtccctgtacttactgtaagtcgctctggataagagcgtctgctaaatgactaaatgtaaatgtaagcaacTATTTGCAGGTTGCTAATAGCAGAAGAACCATTTATATACAGCTCCACGAAGCACTTTCATCAATGAAAGTCTCATGCAACGTTTATTTCTCAAATTAGCTAGCTGTATCATTAATGTTCTTCATCTGTCATGGTTTTCTCGATAGATTATCCCAAATGGGAAGTGCCATTGCAACTATTCCATTtgcttttttgtattttatttatcatCGTTTTGTGGCGGACGCGTAACAAGTATCACTTCTACCTCTGGTACTGGCTGGCAACTTTGTTTTCATATTGGCCGTCCCGGGGATTTAGCTCATGTCTGAGACCAAGAGAATTTAAGGTGCAACAGAAGTGGCCTGTCATAAAGTTCCAAAGACTCCAAGTTAACTAAGCGCAATGAAAGACCATCATGCAAGTGAAAGTGTTTGGTAGCCTACACAGGCAAACAACATGGA harbors:
- the LOC136942686 gene encoding histone H2AX-like, with the protein product MSGRGKTGGKARAKAKTRSSRAGLQFPVGRVHRLLRKGNYAQRVGAGAPVYLAAVLEYLTAEILELAGNAARDNKKTRIIPRHLQLAVRNDEELNKLLGGVTIAQGGVLPNIQAVLLPKKTEKAVKAKVNIITKMSGRGKTGGKARAKAKTRSSRAGLQFPVGRVHRLLRKGNYAQRVGAGAPVYLAAVLEYLTAEILELAGNAARDNKKTRIIPRHLQLAVRNDEELNKLLGGVTIAQGGVLPNIQAVLLPKKTEKAVKVK